Proteins from a genomic interval of Anaerolineales bacterium:
- a CDS encoding SDR family oxidoreductase — protein sequence MKVLFIGGTGFISTAVSRLAVDRDIELYHLNRGLRMAGMSGVKSLVADVHHPDDVCAALGGTRFDVVVDWIAYTLEDIERDLKLFAGQAGQFVFISSASAYQKPPLHYIFTEDTPLENPFWRYSRDKIACEKRLMRAHEEEGFPVTIVRPSLTYDPNFPIAIGGWGCYTLADRLLRGREIIVHGDGSSLEVVTHAEDFGRGFLGLLGEPRALGEAYHITTDEVQTWNQIYATIAEALGVEAKMVHIPSDFIVSVDAELTGTLLGDKTWSIVYDNRKIKSLLPEYEAVIPFRDGIRRTLAWFDADESRRRVDEGVNARMDRILQAYGHGW from the coding sequence ATGAAGGTATTGTTTATCGGAGGGACCGGCTTTATCAGCACGGCGGTCAGCCGGCTGGCGGTCGACAGGGACATCGAGCTGTATCATCTCAATCGCGGTCTGCGTATGGCAGGGATGTCCGGCGTCAAAAGCCTCGTCGCCGATGTGCATCATCCGGACGACGTGTGCGCTGCGCTGGGCGGCACACGTTTCGACGTCGTCGTGGATTGGATCGCGTACACACTCGAGGACATCGAGCGCGATCTGAAGCTGTTTGCGGGTCAGGCGGGGCAGTTCGTTTTCATCAGTTCCGCATCGGCCTACCAGAAACCGCCCTTGCACTACATCTTCACCGAAGATACACCGCTGGAAAATCCCTTTTGGCGCTATTCACGCGATAAGATTGCCTGCGAGAAGCGCTTGATGCGCGCCCATGAAGAAGAAGGATTCCCGGTTACCATCGTACGTCCGTCGCTGACCTACGACCCGAATTTCCCCATCGCCATCGGCGGTTGGGGTTGTTACACGCTGGCGGATCGTTTGCTCCGCGGCCGCGAGATCATCGTACACGGTGATGGCTCGTCTCTCGAGGTGGTGACTCACGCCGAAGATTTCGGGCGAGGCTTCCTGGGGCTGCTCGGCGAGCCGCGTGCACTGGGGGAAGCGTACCACATCACCACCGATGAAGTGCAAACCTGGAATCAGATCTATGCGACCATCGCCGAAGCGCTAGGTGTGGAGGCGAAGATGGTCCACATTCCTTCCGACTTCATCGTCTCGGTCGATGCGGAACTGACGGGCACGCTGCTGGGGGACAAGACCTGGAGCATCGTCTACGACAACCGCAAAATCAAGTCTCTGTTGCCGGAGTACGAAGCCGTGATTCCCTTCCGGGATGGCATCCGGCGCACGCTGGCCTGGTTCGACGCCGATGAAAGCCGGCGCCGCGTGGACGAGGGGGTGAACGCCAGGATGGATCGCATCCTGCAAGCCTACGGGCATGGATGGTAG
- a CDS encoding class I SAM-dependent methyltransferase yields the protein MGTYSDPGLTARYKAARELPGETIDLWMKSLVDAIPRRRIDCILDLGCGTGRFSDALAATFDCQVLACEPSSLMLTQQSQTANVHRISAQAEHIPLKSESIDLIWMSQVFHHLSDSQGAFSAMNDVLAAGGVLVVRNGTKESDHEILWADFFPEVTQGTFHRIATRSNILQSASQSGFKTLLVQSIEQLFVDSYDAYYERIRQRALSPLVELPDRDFEAGLRRMRNWIDAQPKNRPVYESIDLFVFQKTD from the coding sequence ATGGGCACTTACTCGGATCCCGGATTGACTGCGCGCTATAAGGCTGCACGAGAATTACCCGGCGAAACGATCGATCTGTGGATGAAAAGCCTTGTCGACGCCATACCGCGGCGCCGCATCGACTGCATCCTCGATCTGGGGTGCGGCACCGGGCGCTTCAGCGATGCGCTGGCCGCAACGTTCGATTGCCAGGTGCTGGCGTGTGAGCCGTCGTCCCTGATGCTGACCCAGCAGTCGCAAACGGCGAACGTGCATCGAATATCGGCTCAAGCCGAACATATCCCTTTAAAATCAGAGAGCATCGACCTGATCTGGATGTCCCAGGTCTTCCATCATCTCAGCGACTCGCAGGGAGCTTTTTCGGCGATGAACGACGTCCTCGCTGCGGGTGGGGTGTTGGTCGTGCGAAACGGCACGAAAGAAAGTGATCACGAAATCCTATGGGCGGATTTTTTCCCTGAAGTGACCCAGGGCACCTTCCACCGAATCGCCACTCGTTCGAACATACTGCAATCTGCATCCCAAAGTGGATTTAAAACCCTGCTCGTTCAATCCATCGAGCAGTTGTTCGTGGACTCCTACGATGCGTATTACGAGCGCATTCGGCAGCGCGCCTTGTCGCCGTTGGTAGAATTGCCCGACAGGGATTTCGAGGCGGGGCTGCGCCGCATGCGAAACTGGATAGATGCACAACCCAAAAACCGGCCGGTGTACGAGTCGATCGACCTGTTTGTTTTTCAGAAGACGGACTGA